The Virgibacillus siamensis sequence ATACTCCAGCACCATCCAACGATGCAGATTCATAGAGAGATTTAGGAATACCTTGAAGCCCGGATAACAATATAACCATATTGGTACCAATAACACTCCATGCTCCAACTACTATAATGGATATAAGTACCCAATCCGGGTCAGTCAACCAACTGGGACCGTGAATAGAAAACCATCCCAAAATTTGATTGATAACACCATATTCGGAATTATATAGCCACTTCCAGATCATCCCGATTGCGGCGGGCATTGTAACAACAGGAAGAAAGTATAGTGTCCGGTACAGTGTTAACCCCTTTATTTTTTGATTTAACAAAACTGCTACTATTATCGAGACGGCAATACTAAGCGGAACCATTAAAAATGCGTATATAAATGTATTCCTGAATGAATACCAAACATCCGGGTCTTCAAGCATTTGACTATAATTTTCCAAACCTGACCAGGTGTAATTACCGAATGCCCCCCACTCATTAAAACTGTAATAAAAGGTCTGAAGTACCGGGAAAATGTAAAAGATTAATAGACCCAATAGGGTTGGGGCTATGAATAAATAGCCCCAAAAGATATCACTATTACGTATCTTATTAAAAATGTTATTATGTTCCATTGAATC is a genomic window containing:
- a CDS encoding carbohydrate ABC transporter permease; the encoded protein is MEHNNIFNKIRNSDIFWGYLFIAPTLLGLLIFYIFPVLQTFYYSFNEWGAFGNYTWSGLENYSQMLEDPDVWYSFRNTFIYAFLMVPLSIAVSIIVAVLLNQKIKGLTLYRTLYFLPVVTMPAAIGMIWKWLYNSEYGVINQILGWFSIHGPSWLTDPDWVLISIIVVGAWSVIGTNMVILLSGLQGIPKSLYESASLDGAGVFYTFFRITLPLLSPTIFFVTVISFIGAFQVFDFIFMMVSPTNPAIDNAQSIIYLFYQYAFVVGDKGIAAAMAFVLFIVILVLTIIQFRLQKKWVHYS